The following coding sequences lie in one Polluticoccus soli genomic window:
- the recN gene encoding DNA repair protein RecN: MLQKLIINNYAIIDHLVIEPDTRLSTVTGETGAGKSIILGALSLILGERADTTVLIKKDEKCVVEAHFDVKNNNSFKAALLDEELDDEPQCIIRREISSAGKSRAFVNDTPVTLNVLNRLTSMLVDLHQQFDHLALEDDHFQMDVIDAVAKNGDLRKRYTDLYRQFRKLAEEIASKKTQQEQWQKESDYKQYLLNELTEAAFKENEIEETEQQLKQLGHAEKILNVLQLSRMTLEEGEQPLVNELKRINQQLQGIAEVMPASVSLQERLASAHAELKDIAGELQDLESKVSLDPELMQQMQERQDLGYKLFKKHAVQTTADLLQLQLQLEADLQSSLDLNNDIEKLQQQRDTVFKQLLAEAEKMSAARQKAAPEISDKVTGLLALVGMPNARFEIQLRQASTPGAYGVDEIQFMLDANKSGQLVPVHKAASGGEMSRIMLCIKSLTAKAMHLPTLIFDEVDTGISGEAARQVGILLRDLAQYHQVLCITHQPQVAAKGITHFYVYKDSANAQRITTKVKVLQQDERVLAIARMIGGEQPSDAAMQNARELVTV; the protein is encoded by the coding sequence ATGCTGCAGAAACTGATTATCAATAATTACGCTATCATCGATCACCTCGTTATTGAGCCTGATACAAGGCTCAGTACCGTAACGGGAGAAACAGGGGCGGGTAAGAGTATTATTCTCGGCGCTTTGTCGCTCATCTTAGGCGAGCGCGCCGATACTACGGTGCTCATCAAAAAGGACGAAAAATGCGTTGTAGAAGCACATTTTGATGTTAAGAATAATAACAGCTTCAAGGCTGCATTGCTTGACGAAGAGCTGGATGATGAACCCCAGTGTATCATTCGCAGGGAGATAAGCAGCGCCGGAAAGTCGCGAGCTTTTGTCAATGATACTCCGGTTACGCTTAACGTGCTCAACAGGCTTACTTCTATGCTGGTAGATCTCCACCAGCAATTCGACCACCTTGCACTTGAGGATGATCATTTCCAGATGGATGTGATAGATGCTGTGGCGAAAAATGGTGACTTGAGAAAGCGCTATACGGACCTATACCGCCAATTCCGCAAGCTCGCGGAGGAGATAGCTTCAAAAAAGACGCAGCAGGAACAATGGCAGAAAGAATCGGATTATAAACAGTATCTGTTGAATGAGTTGACCGAGGCTGCGTTCAAAGAGAACGAAATAGAAGAGACCGAACAGCAGTTGAAACAACTGGGCCATGCAGAGAAGATACTCAATGTTCTGCAGCTTTCACGGATGACGCTGGAAGAAGGAGAGCAACCCCTGGTGAACGAACTCAAACGCATCAATCAGCAACTTCAGGGAATCGCCGAAGTAATGCCGGCCTCTGTATCATTGCAAGAGAGGCTCGCGTCCGCCCACGCGGAGCTAAAAGATATAGCAGGCGAACTACAGGACCTCGAAAGTAAGGTGAGTCTTGACCCGGAACTGATGCAGCAGATGCAGGAGCGCCAGGATCTTGGTTATAAACTGTTTAAAAAACACGCAGTACAAACTACAGCAGACCTGCTACAGCTGCAGCTACAATTGGAAGCCGACCTACAGTCGAGTTTAGACTTGAATAACGATATTGAAAAACTGCAGCAGCAGCGCGATACTGTTTTTAAACAATTGCTAGCAGAAGCAGAAAAAATGTCAGCTGCACGGCAAAAAGCTGCTCCTGAAATTTCTGATAAGGTGACAGGTTTACTTGCGCTGGTTGGTATGCCTAATGCAAGATTCGAGATACAGCTAAGGCAGGCATCAACTCCTGGGGCTTACGGTGTTGACGAGATACAGTTTATGCTTGATGCCAACAAGAGCGGCCAGCTGGTACCGGTGCACAAAGCAGCCTCTGGCGGTGAAATGAGCCGTATCATGCTTTGCATCAAATCGCTTACCGCGAAGGCAATGCATTTGCCCACGCTGATATTTGATGAAGTAGATACCGGTATATCGGGTGAAGCTGCAAGGCAGGTGGGTATTCTGCTGCGCGATCTGGCTCAGTATCATCAGGTGTTGTGTATCACACACCAGCCTCAGGTAGCAGCAAAAGGAATAACACATTTTTACGTGTATAAAGACAGCGCAAACGCCCAGCGCATCACCACAAAGGTGAAGGTATTGCAACAAGACGAGCGTGTACTAGCAATAGCACGTATGATAGGCGGCGAACAGCCCAGCGACGCAGCTATGCAAAATGCCCGCGAATTGGTGACTGTCTAA
- a CDS encoding S46 family peptidase: MWLPPTLKSRENDMKEMGLQIPVEKLYSEDGTGLNNAVVLFGKGCTGEIISPKGLLLTNHHCGYGTVQGLSSKEKDYFANGFWAKSQAEELPCPGLTVSFIRKMENVTQNILSGLPDTLNTPQRDSIIATRIKNLEAGYRFTTKLDASIKPYYNGNQYWVSIIETFRDVRLVGFPPNGVGTFGGDTDNWMWPRHTGDFSMFRVYAGKDNKPADYSKDNKPYTTPAFFTINASGYKEGDFTMVYGFPGTTMEYISSYQLNHIANIIDPIRIEARTKKLDVWNENMQQSRDVFLKYTSKKASLANGWKKWQGEVRGLKLNNVPAKKQAYEAKFQGWANTDTEMPYLDDLLAEIGARSQAANPLIKQDEYIKEVVYGVELLQQASILDRILKVYRSGINGNSLQDTLAKIAAQSDGFYKNYDVATDKQVFRALMPMYFEQCSTCVPPAFSKQFAEQGRNYESWAAYVFRSLASDKAKLNNLATSVNPKDSTWILADPAWQLYSAINTMRQAQVLPGLNNYYNSMAYLNRLYMNGQMKLDNTRQFYPDANLTLRLTYGTVQGIDPDGPAGYSYQTNLTEAVAKDNPEVEEFRMPQKLKDLYQAKDFGKWQVNSTVPLAFIASNHTSGGNSGSPILNAKGELIGTNFDRIWEGTMSDLYFDPNLCRNISLDVRYTLFIIEKLGGAGWLLNEMKIVKK; encoded by the coding sequence ATGTGGCTTCCACCGACATTAAAATCTCGTGAAAACGACATGAAAGAAATGGGTTTGCAGATACCCGTTGAAAAACTCTATAGCGAAGACGGCACCGGCTTAAACAACGCCGTGGTGCTTTTTGGCAAAGGCTGCACTGGCGAGATCATTTCGCCCAAAGGACTATTGTTGACGAACCACCACTGCGGATACGGCACCGTTCAGGGCCTGAGCAGCAAAGAAAAAGACTACTTTGCCAACGGTTTTTGGGCCAAAAGTCAGGCCGAGGAGCTCCCCTGCCCCGGTCTTACTGTCAGTTTTATCCGAAAAATGGAAAATGTAACCCAAAACATCCTGAGCGGGCTGCCCGATACGCTAAACACGCCTCAACGGGACAGCATTATAGCAACAAGGATCAAAAACCTGGAAGCAGGTTATCGCTTTACAACCAAACTCGACGCAAGCATCAAACCATATTATAATGGTAACCAGTATTGGGTAAGCATTATCGAAACATTTCGTGATGTTCGCCTGGTGGGTTTCCCGCCCAACGGCGTAGGCACTTTTGGCGGCGATACCGATAACTGGATGTGGCCACGCCATACAGGCGATTTCAGCATGTTTCGCGTTTATGCAGGTAAAGACAATAAACCTGCTGACTATTCAAAAGACAACAAGCCTTACACTACCCCCGCTTTCTTCACTATCAATGCATCTGGATATAAAGAAGGTGACTTTACTATGGTTTATGGGTTCCCCGGTACAACTATGGAATATATCTCTTCGTACCAGCTCAATCATATTGCTAATATAATAGACCCGATCCGCATCGAGGCACGCACAAAAAAGCTGGATGTTTGGAATGAAAACATGCAGCAATCACGCGACGTTTTCCTGAAATACACCTCGAAAAAAGCATCACTGGCCAACGGCTGGAAAAAATGGCAGGGCGAAGTAAGAGGCCTGAAGTTGAACAACGTACCTGCAAAAAAACAGGCATACGAAGCTAAATTCCAGGGATGGGCTAATACGGATACCGAAATGCCCTACCTGGATGATCTTTTGGCCGAGATCGGCGCTCGTTCACAGGCTGCCAATCCGCTTATCAAACAAGATGAGTACATCAAAGAGGTTGTATATGGCGTAGAACTTCTGCAGCAGGCATCTATCCTTGACCGGATACTTAAGGTATACCGCAGCGGTATCAATGGCAACTCCCTGCAGGACACACTGGCTAAAATTGCTGCTCAATCAGACGGTTTCTATAAAAACTATGATGTCGCAACCGACAAACAGGTTTTCAGAGCCCTGATGCCGATGTATTTTGAACAGTGTAGCACGTGTGTGCCGCCAGCGTTTTCGAAACAATTCGCTGAGCAGGGTCGTAATTACGAATCATGGGCAGCTTATGTGTTTCGTTCGCTGGCCTCGGACAAAGCAAAACTTAATAACCTGGCCACATCGGTCAACCCGAAAGACAGCACCTGGATTCTTGCCGACCCTGCATGGCAGCTATATTCTGCCATAAATACAATGAGGCAGGCGCAAGTGCTACCCGGATTAAATAACTATTACAACTCTATGGCCTACCTAAACCGTTTATATATGAATGGTCAGATGAAGCTGGACAACACCCGCCAGTTTTATCCAGATGCCAATCTGACGTTGCGCCTCACGTACGGCACTGTACAAGGCATTGACCCCGATGGCCCGGCAGGTTACTCTTACCAAACAAACCTTACCGAAGCTGTTGCCAAAGACAATCCTGAAGTCGAAGAGTTTCGCATGCCGCAAAAGCTCAAAGACCTCTACCAGGCTAAAGACTTCGGCAAATGGCAAGTAAATAGTACAGTACCTCTTGCATTTATCGCCAGCAACCATACTTCAGGCGGTAATTCAGGCAGTCCTATTCTGAATGCTAAGGGAGAATTGATCGGCACCAACTTCGACCGCATTTGGGAAGGCACCATGAGCGACCTGTACTTTGACCCTAATCTTTGCCGCAACATTAGTTTAGATGTACGCTATACATTATTTATTATCGAAAAACTTGGTGGCGCCGGATGGTTGCTCAATGAAATGAAGATCGTTAAGAAATAA
- a CDS encoding class I SAM-dependent rRNA methyltransferase: protein MAKFFLRKKVGDRVVNGHPWIFGNELGDSDGSYEPGDIVEVYSYNGSFIGKGYINPASQIRIRLVSRDKNEEVNDQFFYNRILEAWEYRKQIGYVENCRLIFGEADQLPALIIDKFNDHFVIQTLALGIDRWKPAIVEALQKIFKPKGIYERNDVPVRELEGLPQQKGFLSAPFDTNIILNENGLKFHVDIENGQKTGYFLDQQDNRRAIQHIVKDADVLEAFCYTGTFSMHAAHYGAQSVLGLDISENAVKTARRNAELNGFRDICKFEAVNAFDVLKQWVKDGKRYDVVMLDPPAFTKSRENIQKAITGYKEINLRGMKLTKPGGFLVTASCTNLVPPDMFLKTIEMAAKDARRKIRQVTWQTQASDHPILWHVPTTQYLKFLIVQVL, encoded by the coding sequence ATGGCGAAGTTTTTTCTTAGAAAGAAGGTAGGCGACCGTGTAGTAAACGGCCACCCATGGATATTTGGCAATGAGCTGGGCGACAGTGATGGTAGTTACGAACCGGGCGACATAGTAGAAGTATATTCATATAACGGTTCTTTTATTGGCAAAGGGTATATTAATCCGGCATCTCAAATACGTATCAGGCTGGTGTCGCGCGATAAGAATGAAGAAGTGAATGACCAATTCTTCTATAATCGCATACTGGAGGCATGGGAATACCGCAAACAAATAGGCTATGTAGAGAACTGCAGACTGATATTTGGTGAGGCCGACCAGCTTCCGGCGCTGATCATCGACAAATTCAATGATCATTTTGTCATACAGACACTGGCGCTTGGTATAGATCGTTGGAAGCCTGCCATTGTGGAAGCCCTTCAGAAAATATTTAAGCCCAAAGGCATCTATGAACGTAATGACGTGCCAGTTCGCGAATTAGAAGGACTGCCGCAACAAAAGGGCTTTCTGTCTGCACCATTCGACACCAATATTATCCTCAACGAAAATGGCCTGAAGTTTCATGTTGACATAGAGAACGGCCAAAAGACCGGCTACTTCCTCGATCAGCAGGACAACCGTCGCGCAATACAGCACATCGTAAAAGATGCCGACGTACTGGAGGCCTTTTGTTATACCGGTACTTTCTCTATGCACGCTGCTCACTATGGCGCCCAAAGCGTACTGGGGCTGGATATTTCGGAGAATGCGGTAAAAACAGCAAGACGTAATGCAGAACTGAACGGCTTCCGGGATATTTGTAAGTTTGAAGCTGTAAATGCATTTGACGTGTTGAAACAATGGGTGAAGGATGGAAAACGCTATGACGTTGTAATGCTCGATCCCCCTGCTTTCACCAAAAGCCGCGAGAATATACAAAAAGCCATAACCGGATATAAAGAGATCAACCTGCGCGGTATGAAATTGACCAAACCCGGCGGATTCCTGGTGACGGCCTCATGCACCAACCTGGTACCGCCCGATATGTTCCTGAAAACGATTGAGATGGCAGCAAAAGACGCACGCCGCAAGATCCGCCAGGTGACCTGGCAAACGCAGGCATCAGACCACCCGATACTGTGGCATGTGCCGACTACCCAGTATCTCAAATTCCTGATCGTACAGGTATTGTAA
- a CDS encoding T9SS type A sorting domain-containing protein, which yields MKQLLLLGAAFLFGVSANAQPWLRGFDQTKPLKLQDVVNAWERNNTGIADDHDEDEEGDLKEGKNYHFSRWLWYWERHLDDNGYMVSPLQNWMAARTINQENTGNKTTAVDQSAWQFAGPDKFTGTGNNGVGRINVVSFHPTDTNTFWIGSAGGGAWKTSDGGVNWSIISNYLPVLGVSDIDFNPANPNTVYLCTGDRDAKDNFSVGVLKSYDGGLNWDTTGLVWPTSAMMSTNWLEINPIDTNSITLAANSGMYKSYNGGASWNMTIAGDFRQVLYHPTDTNVLYAATMNTIYHSTDGGATWQPSTSFLVGANRIMMAVSPAAPNVVKAVVGNASYGLEGIYRSSDTAKTLVKIFSDGTNCSTNILASTPKGDACGGQAWYDLAFAISPVDTNKIVVGGVNTWFSNNGGYSWTLSNQWNNSMPGVQLIHADKHFHAYNPIAPKALYECNDGGIFKTYAPNSNLWTNLTDGLGITQFYRNAVSDNASFVVGGAQDNGTKRIAGTTYSQLAGGDGMECQIDYTDNKIFYVSQQYGELKRTINNGTNFTDISNNIPGGQPTGAWITPIVIDPQNSNTIYAGYTRLYKSVNRGTNWTSISSTFGGNANRITVNANDPNKIYVLANNTIYGTVDGGTSWKVRSKPGGNVSDIHIDPRTERLWITYNGYSANKAAEYDSTFGWLLHNEQLPNVPVNCVATDTSNGTIYIGTDIGVYYRDYNVIEWVPFKNNLPVVEVTDLGINYNTGEIWAATYGRSMWKSKKHDPSQTTAIHNVPLVNDLVTVAPNPSNGQFAINTTHKLLVGKNVTVRIVNMAGATVWNRSAAIDNSGTATISTDLPTGSYIVEILSNNMQFAHEKIIIR from the coding sequence ATGAAACAACTGCTTCTGCTTGGCGCCGCTTTCTTGTTCGGCGTTTCGGCTAACGCTCAACCCTGGCTCAGAGGGTTTGATCAAACAAAGCCCTTAAAACTTCAGGATGTTGTTAACGCCTGGGAAAGGAACAACACCGGTATCGCCGACGACCACGACGAAGATGAGGAAGGCGACCTGAAAGAAGGCAAGAATTACCATTTCAGCCGCTGGTTATGGTATTGGGAAAGACACCTGGATGATAATGGCTACATGGTAAGCCCTTTGCAAAACTGGATGGCTGCACGCACCATTAATCAGGAAAATACGGGCAACAAAACTACCGCTGTCGACCAATCGGCCTGGCAGTTTGCCGGCCCGGACAAATTTACCGGAACAGGTAATAATGGAGTAGGACGTATTAATGTAGTATCCTTTCACCCTACTGACACCAATACATTTTGGATTGGCAGCGCAGGCGGTGGTGCATGGAAAACATCAGACGGCGGTGTGAACTGGAGTATCATCAGCAACTATTTGCCTGTACTTGGAGTCTCCGATATTGATTTCAACCCTGCCAACCCTAATACCGTTTACCTGTGTACGGGAGATCGTGACGCAAAAGATAATTTCAGTGTGGGCGTTTTGAAATCATATGATGGAGGCCTTAACTGGGATACAACGGGCTTAGTATGGCCTACAAGCGCCATGATGTCGACCAACTGGCTTGAGATCAACCCCATTGATACCAACTCCATCACATTGGCAGCCAACAGCGGTATGTACAAAAGTTACAATGGCGGAGCATCCTGGAACATGACCATAGCCGGCGATTTCAGGCAAGTATTGTACCACCCTACAGATACCAATGTACTCTATGCAGCTACTATGAACACGATCTACCATTCTACCGATGGCGGAGCCACATGGCAGCCTTCTACGAGTTTCTTGGTAGGCGCCAACCGTATTATGATGGCCGTATCGCCCGCTGCCCCTAACGTTGTAAAGGCGGTGGTCGGCAATGCCAGCTACGGACTTGAAGGTATTTACCGCTCAAGCGACACGGCTAAGACCTTGGTGAAAATATTTAGCGACGGCACCAACTGCAGCACTAATATTTTGGCAAGCACTCCCAAGGGTGATGCATGCGGTGGCCAGGCATGGTACGATCTGGCATTTGCCATTAGCCCGGTTGATACCAACAAAATAGTTGTAGGCGGAGTTAACACCTGGTTCTCAAACAATGGTGGTTATAGCTGGACCTTATCGAACCAATGGAACAACTCTATGCCGGGTGTTCAGCTGATACACGCCGACAAACATTTTCACGCATACAACCCCATTGCCCCAAAAGCACTCTACGAATGCAATGATGGGGGTATCTTCAAAACCTATGCACCTAACAGCAATCTCTGGACAAACCTCACCGACGGGCTAGGCATCACCCAGTTTTACCGCAATGCTGTAAGCGACAATGCCAGCTTTGTAGTTGGGGGTGCGCAAGATAACGGCACTAAACGCATTGCCGGCACTACCTATTCTCAACTTGCGGGTGGTGATGGCATGGAATGTCAGATAGACTATACGGATAACAAGATATTCTACGTTTCGCAGCAATACGGCGAACTCAAACGGACCATTAATAACGGCACTAACTTCACAGACATCTCGAACAACATTCCAGGCGGACAACCAACCGGCGCATGGATAACCCCGATAGTCATCGACCCGCAAAATTCAAATACTATCTACGCCGGTTATACCCGCCTCTACAAATCTGTCAATCGCGGTACAAACTGGACTTCGATATCCAGCACATTTGGCGGCAACGCAAACAGGATAACCGTTAATGCCAATGACCCAAATAAGATCTATGTTCTCGCCAATAACACCATTTATGGCACTGTTGATGGAGGAACAAGCTGGAAGGTACGCAGCAAGCCAGGAGGAAATGTATCGGACATTCATATCGACCCGAGGACAGAACGTCTTTGGATAACCTATAATGGGTACAGCGCAAACAAAGCTGCGGAGTATGATTCAACCTTTGGATGGCTGCTTCACAATGAACAACTGCCCAACGTGCCGGTAAATTGTGTTGCTACCGATACGTCAAATGGCACCATCTACATTGGCACGGATATCGGCGTTTACTATCGCGATTATAACGTCATAGAATGGGTACCCTTTAAAAACAATTTACCGGTTGTAGAAGTAACTGACCTGGGCATCAATTATAACACAGGTGAAATATGGGCTGCTACTTACGGCCGTTCTATGTGGAAGTCAAAAAAACACGACCCTTCACAAACTACAGCTATTCACAACGTTCCACTGGTGAATGACCTGGTAACGGTAGCTCCCAACCCGAGTAACGGCCAATTTGCGATCAATACCACGCACAAATTACTGGTTGGCAAAAACGTAACAGTGCGCATAGTAAATATGGCCGGAGCCACGGTTTGGAACAGATCAGCAGCAATTGACAACTCAGGCACAGCAACTATTAGCACAGACCTGCCAACAGGCAGCTATATAGTGGAAATACTTTCAAACAACATGCAGTTTGCACACGAGAAAATAATAATCCGCTAA
- the secA gene encoding preprotein translocase subunit SecA, with amino-acid sequence MLGFLSKLFGGSKSDKDVKRIQPIVAEINRYFDEYQSLSLDQLRNKTQEFRQRIKEHLVDIDTQIAEQKAAADQHPEAEIHEREAVYNEVDKLIKRRDELIEEILEKLLPEAFAVVKETSRRLKENEELVVTATELDKDLALERDHVRIEGDKAIFKNTWQAAGSTVTWNMVHYDVQLIGGTILHEGKISEMATGEGKTLVSTLPAYLNALAGEGVHIVTVNDYLARRDQEWNGPLFEFLGLTTDCIDKHQPNSPMRRKAYMADITWGTNNEFGFDYLRDNMVHQPEEMVQRKHHYAMVDEVDSVLVDDARTPLIISGPVPRGDEQQFHALKPRIERLLEAQRRVINSSLTEAKKLIAEGKTDKETGGLHLFRAYRGLPKTGAIIKYLSEEGNRQIMQKTENYYIGEQKRHMPIVDAELYFSIDEKNNSVDLTEKGIALITGAGEDPNFFVLPDIGSELAEIEKMGVGAEEKAQRKDHLLQDYAIKADRIHSVQQLLKAYTLFDKDVEYVVMEGKVKIVDEQTGRILDGRRYSDGLHQAIEAKENVQVEAATQTFATVTLQNYFRMYHKLAGMTGTAETEAGELWSIYKLEVVTIPTNLPIARNDQQDLVYKTKREKYKAVIDEIEALQAAGRPVLVGTTSVEVSELLGRMLQAKKIPHNVLNAKQHAREAQIVAEAGLAGAITIATNMAGRGTDIKLGPGVKEAGGLAIIGTERHESRRVDRQLRGRAGRQGDPGTSQFFVSLEDDLMRLFGSERIAALMDKMGHKEGEVLQHSMITKSIERAQKKVEENNFGIRKRLLEYDDVMNAQRDVIYKRRNHALFGDRLSIDLDNAMYDVAMDMATQFEDSRDFEMFRIETMKHLAVEPEVTAEEFAKGDLNTIGDKLYHQVKDFYTRKMQSLREHITPTLAQIQAENGDRVENIVIPFTDGMRGLQVYANLKDSVEQQGLPVIQTLEKSMTLALIDDAWKDHLRAMDDLRNSVQMASYEQKDPLLIYKFEAFNLFKQMMLETNRNIVSFLMRAGIPMQEQPPQATQEAPPQTDMSHMHMNKEEIDEAGQDYAADEHDVYEEEGGVKRSPVQAGPKIGRNDPCPCGSGKKYKSCHGKGL; translated from the coding sequence ATGTTAGGTTTCCTTTCAAAATTATTTGGTGGCAGCAAGTCAGACAAAGATGTAAAACGCATCCAGCCGATAGTTGCCGAGATAAACCGCTATTTCGACGAATACCAGTCACTGTCTCTCGACCAACTCAGAAACAAAACGCAGGAGTTTCGCCAGCGTATAAAAGAGCACCTGGTAGACATAGATACGCAGATCGCAGAACAAAAAGCAGCTGCTGATCAACACCCTGAAGCAGAAATTCACGAGCGTGAAGCCGTTTACAACGAAGTTGATAAACTGATCAAACGTCGTGATGAACTAATAGAGGAAATACTGGAAAAATTATTGCCAGAGGCTTTCGCTGTTGTAAAAGAAACCTCTCGTCGTTTGAAAGAAAATGAAGAACTGGTTGTAACGGCAACGGAGCTCGATAAAGACCTGGCCCTGGAGCGTGATCATGTGCGCATCGAAGGAGACAAAGCCATTTTCAAAAACACCTGGCAAGCTGCAGGCAGTACTGTAACCTGGAACATGGTGCATTACGATGTGCAGTTGATCGGTGGTACAATATTGCACGAAGGTAAAATATCGGAAATGGCAACGGGTGAAGGTAAAACCCTGGTATCTACCCTGCCCGCTTACCTGAACGCACTTGCGGGTGAAGGTGTACACATCGTTACAGTGAACGACTACCTGGCTCGTCGTGACCAGGAATGGAACGGCCCTCTGTTTGAGTTCCTCGGTCTTACAACAGACTGTATCGACAAACACCAGCCTAACTCGCCAATGCGTCGTAAGGCTTACATGGCCGATATTACCTGGGGCACAAACAACGAATTCGGCTTCGACTACCTGCGCGATAACATGGTGCATCAACCTGAAGAAATGGTGCAGCGTAAACACCATTACGCCATGGTAGATGAGGTGGATAGCGTACTGGTAGATGATGCACGTACACCGCTCATCATCTCGGGTCCTGTGCCTCGTGGCGACGAACAACAATTCCATGCTTTGAAACCGCGCATCGAACGCCTGCTGGAGGCACAACGTCGCGTGATCAACAGCAGCCTTACAGAAGCTAAAAAACTAATAGCCGAAGGAAAAACCGATAAAGAAACCGGCGGTCTGCATTTATTCCGCGCTTACCGTGGTCTGCCAAAAACCGGTGCCATTATCAAATATCTGAGCGAAGAAGGTAATCGCCAGATAATGCAGAAAACTGAGAACTACTACATAGGCGAGCAAAAACGCCATATGCCTATTGTAGATGCCGAACTATACTTTTCGATCGACGAAAAGAACAACAGCGTAGACCTTACTGAAAAAGGTATCGCCCTTATTACAGGCGCTGGCGAAGACCCTAACTTCTTCGTACTGCCTGATATCGGCAGCGAACTGGCAGAGATCGAAAAAATGGGCGTAGGCGCCGAAGAAAAAGCACAGCGCAAGGATCACCTGCTACAAGACTATGCTATCAAAGCTGATCGTATCCACTCTGTACAGCAATTGCTGAAAGCATACACCCTCTTCGATAAAGATGTGGAGTATGTGGTGATGGAGGGTAAAGTTAAGATCGTAGACGAGCAGACTGGCCGTATACTGGACGGCCGCCGCTATAGCGATGGTCTGCACCAGGCGATAGAAGCTAAAGAGAATGTGCAGGTAGAAGCTGCCACGCAAACTTTCGCGACTGTAACATTGCAAAACTACTTCCGTATGTACCATAAGCTGGCCGGTATGACCGGTACAGCCGAAACTGAAGCCGGTGAGCTCTGGAGTATCTACAAACTGGAAGTGGTAACCATACCTACCAACCTGCCAATAGCGCGAAATGACCAGCAAGACCTGGTTTATAAAACCAAGCGCGAAAAATATAAAGCTGTTATCGACGAGATAGAAGCTTTGCAAGCTGCAGGCCGCCCTGTACTGGTAGGTACTACTTCGGTAGAGGTATCTGAATTGCTTGGTCGTATGCTGCAAGCGAAAAAGATACCACACAACGTACTGAATGCGAAACAACACGCTCGTGAAGCGCAGATAGTAGCCGAAGCTGGTTTGGCCGGCGCCATAACCATTGCCACCAACATGGCCGGTCGTGGTACGGATATTAAACTGGGCCCCGGCGTAAAAGAGGCAGGTGGTTTGGCTATCATTGGTACAGAACGCCACGAAAGCCGCCGTGTAGACCGCCAGCTGCGTGGTCGTGCCGGTCGCCAGGGCGATCCAGGTACTTCGCAGTTCTTCGTTTCTCTGGAAGATGACCTGATGCGCCTATTTGGCTCTGAACGCATTGCTGCCCTGATGGACAAAATGGGACACAAAGAAGGCGAAGTGCTGCAACATAGCATGATCACTAAGTCTATCGAGCGTGCGCAGAAGAAAGTGGAAGAGAACAACTTCGGTATACGTAAACGCCTGTTGGAATATGATGACGTCATGAATGCCCAACGTGACGTTATCTACAAACGCCGCAACCACGCACTTTTTGGCGACCGTCTGTCTATCGACCTCGATAACGCAATGTATGACGTTGCCATGGACATGGCTACCCAGTTTGAAGACAGCCGCGACTTTGAAATGTTCCGCATTGAGACCATGAAGCATCTGGCGGTGGAACCTGAGGTAACTGCCGAAGAGTTTGCAAAAGGTGACCTAAATACTATTGGCGATAAACTGTATCACCAGGTGAAGGATTTCTACACCCGCAAAATGCAATCGCTGCGTGAGCACATCACTCCTACCCTGGCGCAAATACAGGCAGAGAACGGCGACCGCGTTGAAAATATCGTGATACCGTTCACAGATGGTATGCGCGGACTGCAAGTGTATGCCAACCTAAAAGACTCTGTAGAACAACAAGGATTACCAGTTATACAGACACTGGAAAAGAGCATGACACTGGCACTGATAGACGATGCGTGGAAAGACCACCTGCGTGCTATGGATGATCTGCGCAACTCGGTGCAAATGGCATCGTATGAGCAGAAAGACCCGCTGCTGATCTATAAATTCGAAGCATTTAACCTGTTCAAGCAGATGATGCTGGAAACCAACCGGAATATCGTGTCTTTCCTGATGCGCGCTGGTATCCCGATGCAGGAACAGCCACCACAGGCTACACAGGAAGCACCTCCCCAAACCGATATGAGCCATATGCACATGAATAAGGAGGAGATAGATGAAGCTGGCCAGGATTACGCTGCTGATGAACACGATGTGTACGAAGAAGAAGGTGGTGTAAAACGCAGTCCCGTACAGGCTGGACCTAAAATAGGACGAAACGATCCCTGCCCTTGCGGTAGCGGCAAGAAGTACAAATCTTGCCATGGCAAAGGCCTTTAA